In Penicillium oxalicum strain HP7-1 chromosome I, whole genome shotgun sequence, a single window of DNA contains:
- a CDS encoding Tryptophan synthase, with translation MLRVIRKAISFPHKSKVVDKDPSSEVPQSNVLSKPISSPPITAPLPISREACQNKTKSHSNNSSLSISSTRPRTHATCASSCGSSFADSALASSSGTSDHTSVTSGTHSNAGEKASARNSLSIIPGLLLNSKPISPPISFNGYGSFGGRFAPESIMGFLDELTSAFEAAISDASFWKEFESFERTRNSPLQLASHLTNLAGGANIWLKREDLNEYGSHKTRNIVGQLLLARRMGRAEVVTDCASAKHGSFTAAMCARLNLRCVVVMGADDAQSQREDVLEMKMLGAKILTARTPSGMGSLRAAITEALRYAVCNHETAYYLMGGPVGPTPIPTLTRTFQQLIGEEVAAQMHQTAGCQPDALVAAVGSGAGAVGLFRPFLHNPAIRLVGVESAGAATLTEGSMGVLQGARTLMLQNDDGQILDSHSVSPDMNLSTVGPELAYWKESGRVRIRTATDAEALDGFKTLQHHEGVLSGLDSSHAVQKALDLAKEMGPGKNLVLLVTGCDAIDMRAASF, from the coding sequence ATGCTGCGAGTCATTCGAAAGGCTATCAGCTTTCCTCATAAGTCCAAGGTGGTTGACAAGGACCCGTCGTCAGAGGTCCCTCAGTCCAACGTCCTGTCCAAACCGATTTCGAGCCCTCCCATCACAGCTCCTTTGCCCATCTCACGAGAGGCTTGCCAGAACAAGACTAAATCCCATTCCAATAACTCCTCGCTCTCCATttcatcaacaagaccaAGAACCCATGCCACTTGTGCATCGTCTTGCGGCAGCTCTTTTGCAGATTCAGCCCTGGCCTCCTCATCAGGCACCAGTGATCACACCTCCGTGACTTCCGGCACCCATAGCAACGCTGGGGAGAAGGCCTCTGCCCGCAATAGCCTCTCCATTATCCCTGGCTTGCTGCTGAATAGCAAACCAATCTCACCACCAATTTCGTTCAATGGCTATGGCTCGTTTGGGGGCCGGTTCGCTCCCGAATCCATCATGGGATTCCTCGACGAGTTGACATCTGCCTTTGAGGCGGCTATCTCGGACGCTTCTTTCTGGAAAGAGTTTGAGAGCTTTGAACGGACTCGCAACTCGCCGCTTCAATTGGCCAGCCATCTCACGAACTTGGCCGGGGGGGCCAACATCTGGCTCAAGCGCGAAGATCTCAATGAATACGGCAGTCATAAGACCCGTAACATCGTTGGCCAATTGTTGCTGGCTCGCAGAATGGGCCGTGCAGAGGTGGTCACAGATTGTGCCTCGGCCAAGCATGGCAGCTTCACAGCGGCAATGTGCGCACGATTGAATCTGCGGTGTGTAGTGGTTATGGGTGCAGATGACGCACAGTCGCAGCGAGAAGATGTTCTCGAGATGAAGATGTTGGGCGCCAAGATCCTTACCGCACGAACCCCATCCGGTATGGGCTCGCTGCGCGCCGCAATCACAGAGGCTCTCCGCTATGCAGTCTGTAACCACGAGACCGCATACTATCTCATGGGTGGGCCCGTGGGCCCTACCCCGATCCCAACCTTAACACGCACCTTCCAGCAACTcatcggtgaggaggtcgCTGCTCAGATGCACCAAACGGCCGGGTGTCAGCCAGATGCCCTTGTTGCCGCCGTTGGCAGCGGTGCAGGGGCAGTTGGCCTATTCCGACCGTTCCTTCACAACCCGGCCATTCGCCTGGTGGGGGTCGAGAGTGCAGGAGCTGCCACGCTGACCGAGGGCTCCATGGGCGTCCTCCAGGGTGCGCGGACCTTGATGTTGCAGAACGACGACGGACAAATCCTCGACTCCCACTCAGTCTCACCTGACATGAACCTCTCAACGGTGGGGCCTGAGCTGGCTTATTGGAAGGAAAGTGGCCGCGTTCGAATTCGGACCGCCACGGACGCGGAAGCCCTGGATGGATTCAAAACCCTTCAGCATCATGAAGGGGTCTTGTCCGGACTGGACTCGAGTCACGCTGTGCAGAAAGCCCTTGATCTCGCGAAAGAGATGGGACCGGGCAAGAACCTCGTGTTATTGGTCACGGGATGTGACGCGATCGACATGCGTGCTGCAAGCTTTTGA
- a CDS encoding Ribosome maturation protein SDO1 yields the protein MPINQPSNQIKFTNVSVVRLKKGKKRFELACYKNKLLEFRSGAEKDLDNVLQVPTVFLSVSKAQTAPSAELAKAFGADTPRDEILQEILRKGEVQVGERERKEALERVEKEVLDIVSGRLVDPNTKRVYTSGMISKALDQLLSASGQQQQQQQQQQQNGETNGAGDELPKKPMWTGVSSNRSAKSQALDAMKALIAWQPIPVMRARMRLRVTCPVSLLKQSVKAGPAATAAKEGKPPAKGNKKGGKGNKKTKRDDSDDEAGVSGSEAAPTAVGTVKDKILNYIEAIESQEMSGDEWEVVGFAEPGAFKGLNDFIGSETRGRGRVEVLDMSVTHED from the exons ATGCCTATCAATCAACCATCCAACCAGATCAAATTCACGAATGTGTCTGTAGTTCGCTTAAAAAAAG GCAAAAAGCGATTCGAACTCGCCTGCTACAAGAACAAGTTGCTCGAATTTCGATCGGGCGCCGAAAAAGATCTCGACAATGTCCTTCAAGTACCCACCGTCTTCCTTTCCGTTTCCAAAGCTCAGACTGCTCCCTCCGCCGAGCTAGCGAAAGCATTCGGTGCCGACACACCCCGAGATGAGATTCTGCAGGAAATTCTTCGCAAGGGCGAGGTGCAAGTCGGCGAGCGGGAGCGGAAAGAAGCACTGGAACGTGTTGAGAAGGAAGTCTTGGACATAGTGTCTGGGAGGCTTGTTGATCCGAACACCAAGCGAGTCTATACATCTGGAATGATCTCAAAAGCTTTAGATCAGTTACTCTCTGCCAGCGgtcaacaacaacaacaacagcagcagcaacaacaaaatGGGGAGACAAATGGAGCTGGAGACGAGCTACCCAAAAAGCCCATGTGGACTGGAGTGTCTTCCAACCGATCGGCGAAGAGCCAGGCATTGGATGCAATGAAGGCGCTGATCGCATGGCAACCCATCCCGGTGATGCGAGCCCGGATGCGTCTACGCGTGACTTGTCCTGTGTCTCTGTTGAAACAGTCCGTCAAGGCTGGTCCCGCTGCAACAGCTGCAAAGGAAGGGAAACCACCCGCAAAAGGAAACAAGAAGGGAGGAAAGGGgaacaagaagaccaagcgAGACGACTCCGATGACGAGGCTGGCGTGTCAGGAAGTGAAGCCGCGCCCACTGCTGTCGGGACAGTCAAAGACAAAATTCTCAACTACATTGAGGCGATCGAGTCGCAGGAAATGAGCGGTGACGagtgggaggtggtgggctTTGCTGAGCCTGGGGCTTTCAAGGGTCTTAACGACTTTATTGGCAGCGAAACACGCGGTCGGGGACGGGTGGAAGTGTTGGATATGTCTGTGACGCACGAGGATTAA
- a CDS encoding Carboxypeptidase, with amino-acid sequence MRLLPATLLVGAASAAAPPLQQVMGVHREHAEGLAKQGSNIIEDWAKAGSNVLEDWAKKGADAISEPMEKLKKEFSSLSDEARGLWEEVAHQFPNTMDHAPMLSLPKKHTRRPDSHWDHVVRGKEVQDIWVSGADGQKEREIGGKLESYDLRVKKVDPSALGVDPNVKQYSGYLDDNENDKHLFYWFFESRNDPKNDPVVLWLNGGPGCSSLTGLFMELGPSSVNSKLELVYNDYSWNSNASVIFLDQPVNVGYSYSGSSVSDTVAAGKDIYALMSLFFKQFPEYAKQDFHIAGESYAGHYIPVFASEILSHKNRNINLKSVLIGNGLTDGLTQYEYYRPMACGDGGYPAVLDEASCQSMDNALPRCLSMIKSCYDSESAWVCVPASIYCNNALLAPYQRTGQNVYDVRGKCEDSSNLCYKGMGYVSQYLNQAKVIEALGAEVDGYDSCNFDINRNLLFHGDWMKPYHRLVPGLIEQIPVLIYAGDADFICNWLGNKAWTEALEWPGQKEFAKKELKDLAIQQNEHVGKKIGQIKSHGNFTFMRLYGGGHMVPMDQPEASLEFFNRWLGGEWF; translated from the exons ATGAGACTTTTGCCAGCAACATTGCTGGTGGGAGCCGCTTCGGCTGCGGCTCCACCTCTCCAGCAGGTGATGGGCGTTCACCGTGAGCACGCTGAGGGCCTGGCCAAGCAGGGTTCGAACATCATCGAGGACTGGGCCAAGGCAGGCTCAAACGTCCTCGAGGACTGGGCCAAGAAGGGCGCAGATGCCATCTCAGAGCCaatggagaagctcaagaaggaGTTTAGCTCTCTTTCGGATGAGGCCCGTGGTCTTTGGGAGGAGGTTGCTCACCAGTTTCCCAACACCATGGACCATGCCCCAATGTTGTCTCTGCCCAAGAAGCACACCCGTCGTCCTGATTCTCACTGGGACCACGTGGTGCGTGGAAAGGAGGTGCAAGATATTTGGGTCTCTGGTGCCGATGGCCAGAAAGAACGCGAGATTGGTGGTAAGCTTGAGTCTTACGACCTCCGCGTGAAGAAGGTGGATCCCAGCGCCCTCGGTGTGGATCCCAACGTCAAGCAGTACAGTGGATATCTTGATGATAACGAGAACGATAAGCACCTGTTCTACT ggTTCTTCGAATCTCGTAATGACCCGAAGAATGACCCCGTCGTTCTCTGGTTGAACGGTGGCCCTGGTTGTTCTTCACTGACCGGCCTGTTCATGGAGCTTGGACCCAGCTCCGTCAACAGCAAGCTAGAGCTCGTCTATAACGATTACTCTTGGAACTCCAACGCCTCCGTGATCTTCCTTGACCAGCCCGTGAACGTTGGATACTCCTACAGTGGCAGCAGTGTGAGCGACACGGTCGCTGCCGGCAAGGACATCTATGCTTTGATGTCTCTGTTCTTCAAGCAGTTCCCCGAGTACGCTAAGCAGGACTTCCACATTGCTGGCGAGTCTTACGCTGGCCACTACATTCCTGTCTTCGCTTCGGAAATCCTCTCTCACAAGAACCGCAACATCAACCTCAAGTCGGTGCTGATCGGCAATGGTTTGACCGATGGCCTGACTCAGTACGAATACTACCGTCCCATGGCTTGTGGTGATGGTGGCTACCCGGCTGTTCTCGACGAGGCTTCCTGCCAGTCAATGGACAATGCCCTGCCTCGCTGTCTTTCCATGATCAAGTCCTGCTACGACAGTGAGAGTGCCTGGGTGTGCGTTCCCGCTTCCATTTACTGCAACAATGCTCTCCTTGCCCCCTACCAGCGAACTGGCCAGAACGTCTATGATGTTCGTGGCAAGTGCGAGGACTCTTCCAACCTGTGCTACAAGGGCATGGGTTACGTCTCTCAGTACCTCAACCAAGCTAAGGTTATCGAGGCCCTTGGTGCTGAGGTTGATGGCTACGACTCTTGCAACTTTGACATCAACCGTaacctcctcttccacggtGACTGGATGAAGCCTTACCACCGTCTCGTTCCCGGTCTCATCGAGCAGATTCCTGTCCTCATCTATGCCGGTGACGCAGACTTCATCTGCAACTGGCTCGGCAACAAGGCCTGGACCGAGGCTCTTGAGTGGCCTGGCCAGAAGGAGTTCGCTAAGAAGGAACTGAAGGACCTTGCCATTCAGCAGAATGAGCACGTTGGCAAGAAGATCGGTCAGATCAAGTCTCACGGTAACTTCACCTTCATGCGTCTGTACGGTGGTGGCCACATGGTTCCCATGGACCAGCCCGAGGCCAGTCTGGAATTCTTCAACCGCTGGCTCGGCGGTGAGTGGTTCTAG
- a CDS encoding 40S ribosomal protein S18, with protein sequence MSLVSGEKTNFQYILRLLNTNVEGKQKIMYALTQIKGVGRRYSNLVCKKADVDLNKRAGELTTEELERIVTILQTPTQYKIPSWFLNRQRDIVDGKDTQVVSNGLDSKLREDLERLKKIRSHRGLRHYWGLRVRGQHTKTTGRRGRTVGVSKKKG encoded by the exons ATGT CGCTCGTGTCCGGCGAGAAGACGAACTTCCAGTACATTCTGCGTCTCCTCAACACCAATGTTGAGGGTAAGCAGAAGATCATGTACGCCCTGACCCAGATCAAGGGTGTCGGTCGCCGCTACTCCAACTTGGTCTGCAAGAAGGCCGATGTCGACCTCAACAAGCG TGCTGGTGAGCTTACCACCGAAGAGCTTGAGCGCATCGTCACCATCCTCCAGACCCCCACCCAGTACAAGATCCCCTCGTGGTTCCTGAACAGACAGCGCGACATCGTCGACGGCAAGGACACCCAGGTTGTCTCCAACGGTCTCGACAGCAAGCTCCGTGAGGACCTCGAGCGCCTGAAGAAGATCCGTTCCCACCGTGGTCTCCGTCACTACTGGGGCCTCCGTGTCCGTGGTCAGCACACCAAGACCACTGGCCGCCGTGGTCGCACCGTCGGTgtcagcaagaagaagggctaA